A stretch of Carboxydocella sporoproducens DSM 16521 DNA encodes these proteins:
- a CDS encoding MFS transporter: MNFTAFLSENRNFRFLWLSQLISALGDWISYVALTLFVIDRYSNSVQALAWITLSKTLAILFFGPLGGAMADQHNRKKLMVIADLSRFFLTLLLLFSPPLWALTLIVFALNILSCLFTPAYYAIIPELVEEKNLLAANSINGVTANSVWLLGTLIGGVMVAAIGYRWAFLFDALSFLLSALFLAFINYRSQKTAHFSLLMPFQQTYQGLREIKKSPPHLIMFAVVFGFFLAGGFYNFVQPLIIRKELGLAEVYYSYALALTGGLMILTSFLLGKYGQRVPRPLLVQISVLLGGIAFILLGWQINWATVVIAAALVGISNSFGGLGMRTFMQEITPNELRGKVFGLIEPIINSAMAIAAFGGMVVLKGLGYNWPLKLSGIFLILVLFLAIALNRYNNLQSDLSQQNISA, from the coding sequence ATGAATTTTACTGCTTTTTTATCTGAAAATCGTAATTTTCGGTTTTTATGGTTAAGTCAGCTGATATCAGCGCTGGGGGACTGGATTAGCTATGTCGCTTTAACTCTTTTTGTAATTGACAGGTATTCCAATTCCGTACAAGCCCTTGCCTGGATTACCCTTAGCAAGACCCTGGCCATTCTGTTTTTTGGGCCGCTTGGTGGGGCAATGGCTGATCAACACAACCGGAAAAAATTGATGGTCATTGCGGATTTATCCCGGTTTTTCCTTACTCTTTTGTTGCTTTTTTCCCCTCCCCTCTGGGCCTTAACATTGATAGTTTTTGCCTTAAATATTTTATCGTGCCTGTTTACCCCGGCCTATTATGCTATTATCCCTGAACTGGTTGAGGAAAAAAATCTGCTGGCTGCTAATAGCATTAATGGTGTTACGGCAAACAGTGTCTGGCTGCTGGGGACTTTAATTGGTGGTGTCATGGTTGCTGCTATCGGCTACCGATGGGCCTTTTTATTTGATGCTTTGAGTTTTCTTTTATCAGCACTTTTTCTGGCTTTCATTAACTATCGTTCGCAGAAAACGGCTCATTTTTCTTTGCTTATGCCTTTTCAGCAAACCTATCAGGGCCTGCGGGAAATAAAAAAATCACCACCGCACTTAATCATGTTTGCAGTGGTGTTTGGCTTTTTCCTGGCCGGTGGTTTTTATAATTTTGTCCAGCCCTTGATAATTCGCAAGGAACTGGGACTGGCTGAAGTTTACTACAGTTACGCTCTTGCCCTCACTGGCGGACTGATGATTTTAACCTCTTTTTTACTGGGGAAATATGGTCAGAGAGTTCCTAGACCATTACTGGTACAAATTAGTGTCCTGCTGGGCGGGATAGCTTTTATACTGCTGGGCTGGCAGATCAACTGGGCAACTGTAGTGATTGCAGCTGCTCTGGTCGGAATATCCAATTCCTTTGGCGGCCTGGGCATGCGAACATTTATGCAGGAAATAACACCTAATGAGCTCAGGGGCAAAGTTTTTGGTTTGATCGAACCAATTATCAATAGCGCCATGGCAATTGCTGCGTTTGGTGGCATGGTAGTATTGAAGGGACTGGGCTATAACTGGCCGCTAAAATTAAGCGGGATCTTCCTGATTTTAGTCTTGTTTTTGGCGATCGCATTAAATAGATATAATAATTTACAATCTGATTTAAGTCAGCAAAATATCTCTGCATAA
- a CDS encoding PrkA family serine protein kinase, which translates to MDFLQKLELYRQQQEALAWEGTFKDYLQLVKARPYIAQLSHARIYNMIKDAGIEEENGVKKYKFFAEEIFGLEKTLEKLVEEYFHSAARRLDVRKRILLLMGPVSGGKSTIVTMLKKGLEKYSRTDRGALYGIKGCPMHEEPLHLIPEELRPDFEREYGVYIEGNLCPVCRLRLQTEFNGQIELMPVERVIFSEENRIGIGTFTPSDPKSQDIADLTGSIDFSTITEYGSESDPRAYRFDGELNIANRGIMEFQEMLKCDEKFLWNLLSLSQEGNFKAGRFALISADEVVVAHTNEAEYKAFISNKKNEALQSRIIVIRVPYNLKVSEEVKIYEKLIRNSDMKHIHIAPHALRAASIFSVLSRLKESKKQGMDLVKKMKLYDGEDVEGFKQKDVTELLNENPDEGMSGVDPRYVINRISSALVTKDTTCINALDVLRALKDGLDQHPSITKEEKERLINFIAIARREFDEIAKKEVQKAFVYSYEESARTLFQNYLDNVEAYCNGVKLKDPITEEELDPDEKLMRSIEEQIGVSENAKKSFREEILIRLSSYARRGKTFDYNSHERLKEAIEKKLFADLKDVVKITTSTRTPDAEQLKRINQVSKRLIDEHGYCPVCANELLKYVGSLLNR; encoded by the coding sequence ATGGATTTTTTACAAAAACTGGAATTATATCGACAGCAGCAGGAAGCTTTGGCCTGGGAAGGCACCTTCAAAGACTATTTGCAGCTAGTCAAAGCAAGACCTTATATTGCTCAGCTTTCCCATGCCAGAATCTATAACATGATTAAAGATGCTGGCATTGAAGAGGAAAATGGGGTAAAAAAATACAAGTTTTTTGCCGAAGAAATTTTTGGTTTGGAAAAAACCCTGGAGAAGCTGGTAGAGGAATATTTTCACTCAGCAGCGCGACGCTTGGATGTGCGTAAGCGCATTTTGCTTTTAATGGGGCCTGTCTCAGGGGGAAAATCAACGATTGTAACCATGCTCAAAAAAGGCCTGGAAAAATATTCGCGCACTGATAGAGGGGCGTTATACGGGATAAAAGGTTGCCCCATGCATGAAGAGCCATTACACCTGATTCCGGAAGAACTGCGCCCGGACTTTGAGCGGGAATATGGGGTTTATATCGAAGGTAACCTCTGTCCTGTTTGCCGTTTGCGTTTACAAACGGAATTCAACGGACAGATCGAATTGATGCCGGTAGAAAGGGTAATTTTTTCCGAGGAAAACCGGATTGGCATAGGTACTTTCACACCTTCTGACCCCAAATCCCAGGATATTGCTGACCTAACAGGCTCCATTGACTTTTCTACGATTACTGAATATGGTTCTGAGTCTGATCCCCGGGCTTATCGCTTTGATGGTGAGCTGAACATTGCCAACAGAGGGATCATGGAATTCCAGGAAATGTTAAAATGTGACGAAAAATTCCTCTGGAACCTGTTGAGCCTATCACAGGAAGGAAATTTCAAGGCCGGCCGCTTTGCTTTAATTTCGGCAGATGAAGTTGTAGTAGCTCACACAAACGAAGCTGAGTATAAAGCTTTTATCAGCAATAAGAAAAATGAGGCTCTGCAGTCCCGGATTATTGTCATCAGGGTACCTTATAATCTGAAAGTTTCAGAAGAGGTCAAGATCTACGAAAAATTAATTCGCAACAGTGATATGAAACATATTCACATTGCTCCCCATGCTTTACGGGCAGCTTCTATTTTCTCTGTGCTCAGCCGCCTGAAAGAATCCAAGAAACAGGGAATGGACCTGGTCAAGAAAATGAAGCTTTATGATGGAGAAGATGTAGAGGGATTCAAGCAAAAAGATGTAACTGAACTGCTGAATGAGAATCCTGATGAAGGGATGAGCGGGGTTGATCCGCGTTATGTAATTAACCGAATTTCCAGTGCGCTGGTGACCAAGGATACAACCTGTATCAATGCTCTTGATGTACTGCGGGCTCTTAAAGATGGACTGGATCAGCATCCATCCATTACCAAGGAGGAAAAAGAGCGGTTGATCAATTTCATTGCCATTGCCCGGCGGGAATTTGATGAGATCGCTAAAAAAGAAGTGCAAAAGGCTTTTGTCTATTCCTATGAAGAGAGTGCCAGAACCCTGTTCCAGAACTATCTTGATAATGTAGAGGCCTATTGCAATGGAGTAAAATTAAAAGATCCCATTACTGAAGAAGAACTAGATCCAGATGAGAAATTGATGCGTTCCATTGAAGAACAGATCGGGGTTTCGGAAAATGCCAAGAAAAGTTTTCGGGAGGAAATCCTGATTCGCCTTTCCAGTTATGCCCGGCGGGGAAAAACTTTTGATTACAACAGTCATGAACGCCTTAAAGAGGCTATTGAGAAAAAACTCTTTGCCGACTTGAAAGATGTAGTTAAAATTACAACCTCTACCCGTACTCCCGATGCGGAACAGCTAAAGCGTATTAACCAGGTATCCAAGCGCCTCATTGATGAACACGGGTATTGCCCGGTCTGTGCCAATGAATTGCTAAAATATGTAGGAAGCTTACTTAACCGGTAA
- the yhbH gene encoding sporulation protein YhbH → MTSIISRDDWSLHRKGFLDQQRHQEKVKEAIKNNLADIVSEESIIMSDGKKIIKVPIRSLDEYRFRYNFNKQKHVGQGKGDSKVGDVLGSDVKAGKGPGKGPGAGDQPGFDYYEAEVTVDELAALIFEDLGLPNLEQKTAPELENVKYHFNDVRKVGITGNLDKKRTLLENLKRNALKGIKGIGKISKDDLRFKTWVEKFGYHANAVVLAMMDTSGSMGPFEKYIARSFFFWMVKFLRTKYKAVNIVFLAHHTEAKEVTEDEFFTKGESGGTRCSSVYKLALDIIEKRYSPQDYNIYAFHFSDGDNLASDNELCVKLLHQLAEQCNMVGYGEIVGPYYRHSTLYSVFKRINHPRFVAVTIKDKTGVYPALKAFFGPQADMAQKGG, encoded by the coding sequence ATGACATCGATTATCTCCCGGGACGATTGGTCACTGCATCGCAAAGGGTTCCTTGATCAACAAAGACATCAGGAGAAGGTAAAGGAAGCTATAAAAAACAATCTGGCAGATATTGTTAGTGAAGAAAGCATCATTATGTCTGATGGTAAAAAGATAATTAAAGTTCCCATTCGCTCCCTGGATGAATATCGTTTCCGCTATAATTTTAACAAGCAAAAGCATGTGGGCCAGGGTAAAGGAGACAGTAAAGTCGGTGATGTTTTGGGGTCAGATGTGAAAGCCGGCAAAGGCCCGGGTAAAGGCCCGGGCGCCGGCGATCAGCCTGGGTTTGATTATTATGAAGCAGAAGTAACGGTAGATGAGCTGGCAGCATTGATTTTCGAAGATCTGGGACTACCCAATCTGGAACAAAAAACGGCACCAGAGCTGGAGAATGTGAAATATCACTTCAATGATGTCCGCAAAGTGGGTATTACGGGCAACCTGGATAAGAAAAGAACACTTCTGGAGAATTTGAAACGCAATGCATTAAAGGGAATTAAAGGAATTGGCAAAATCAGCAAAGATGACTTGCGATTTAAAACCTGGGTGGAAAAATTTGGGTATCACGCCAATGCAGTAGTCTTGGCTATGATGGATACTTCCGGGTCAATGGGGCCCTTTGAAAAATACATTGCTCGCAGTTTCTTTTTCTGGATGGTGAAGTTTTTGCGTACAAAATATAAAGCGGTAAATATAGTGTTTTTAGCCCACCACACTGAGGCTAAAGAGGTTACAGAAGACGAATTTTTTACTAAAGGCGAATCAGGGGGTACGCGCTGTTCCTCGGTGTATAAACTGGCCCTGGATATTATTGAAAAACGCTATAGTCCCCAGGATTATAATATTTATGCCTTTCATTTTTCGGATGGCGATAATCTGGCTTCAGACAATGAATTGTGTGTCAAGTTGTTACATCAGCTGGCAGAACAATGTAATATGGTTGGCTATGGAGAAATTGTCGGGCCCTATTACCGGCATAGCACTCTATATTCTGTTTTTAAGCGGATTAACCATCCTCGTTTTGTAGCTGTAACCATAAAAGATAAAACTGGTGTCTATCCAGCCCTGAAAGCTTTTTTTGGACCCCAGGCTGATATGGCACAAAAGGGGGGGTAA
- a CDS encoding SpoVR family protein yields the protein MADKQEIKALQKAISEIEAIALDFGLDFFDMRFEICPADIIYTFGAYGMPTRFSHWSFGKAFHKMKTSYDYNLSRIYELVINSNPCYAFLLEGNSLVQNKMVIAHVYAHCDFFKNNRWFARTDRQMVDIMAVHALRIADYEFHYGFREVEKFLDAVLSIQEHINPHQIKEKDGRPVKEKKPEPAGSYADLWQLDSREIQDQEEEEENNKKLPEKDLLKFIMENSLDLTDWQRDIIAMIRSEMYYFWPQLETKIMNEGWATFWHVRIMRELALTEDEAIEFAKLHAGISQPNPYHINPYLVGWRIWEHLDKKYGRDELFLIREVDHDQSFLRNYLNEELVEELDLYLYQKVGQNWQITEKKWEQIRDNLVFSLNNCGFPYIEVVDGDYNKRHELYLLHRYEGIELDTKYLEKTLHYVSFLWGRPVHLETVIDNKRVLFTSDGFRSSKRLL from the coding sequence GTGGCAGATAAACAGGAAATCAAAGCTCTGCAAAAAGCTATTAGCGAAATCGAAGCCATCGCCCTGGATTTTGGTCTGGATTTTTTTGATATGCGTTTTGAAATTTGTCCTGCCGATATTATCTATACTTTTGGAGCATATGGGATGCCTACCCGCTTTTCCCACTGGAGTTTTGGCAAGGCATTTCACAAGATGAAAACTTCCTACGATTACAACTTGAGCAGAATTTATGAACTGGTAATCAATTCTAACCCCTGCTATGCTTTTTTGTTAGAGGGAAACAGTTTAGTGCAAAATAAAATGGTAATAGCCCATGTCTATGCCCATTGCGATTTTTTTAAAAATAACCGCTGGTTTGCCAGAACAGATCGCCAAATGGTGGACATTATGGCTGTGCATGCTCTGCGGATTGCCGACTATGAATTTCATTATGGTTTTCGGGAAGTGGAGAAATTTCTTGATGCTGTTCTCTCTATTCAGGAGCATATTAATCCACACCAGATTAAGGAGAAAGACGGCAGGCCTGTCAAAGAAAAAAAGCCAGAGCCTGCTGGGTCCTATGCTGATCTCTGGCAACTGGATAGCAGAGAAATACAGGACCAAGAAGAGGAGGAGGAAAACAATAAGAAGCTGCCGGAAAAAGATTTGCTGAAATTCATTATGGAAAACTCATTGGATTTAACGGACTGGCAACGGGATATAATTGCTATGATTCGCAGTGAAATGTACTATTTCTGGCCCCAGTTGGAAACTAAAATCATGAATGAAGGCTGGGCTACTTTCTGGCACGTCCGGATTATGCGGGAATTGGCTCTAACCGAAGATGAGGCTATTGAATTTGCTAAACTCCATGCTGGCATCAGCCAGCCTAATCCCTATCATATCAATCCCTACCTGGTAGGCTGGCGCATCTGGGAACATCTGGATAAAAAATACGGCCGGGATGAGCTGTTTCTGATCAGGGAAGTGGATCATGATCAGTCATTTTTGCGAAATTATTTAAATGAAGAGCTGGTGGAGGAACTGGACCTTTATCTTTATCAAAAGGTGGGGCAAAACTGGCAGATAACAGAGAAAAAATGGGAACAAATCAGGGATAATCTGGTCTTTAGCTTGAATAATTGTGGATTTCCTTATATAGAAGTGGTAGATGGGGATTATAACAAACGGCATGAGCTGTATCTCTTACACAGGTATGAAGGAATTGAGCTGGATACAAAATATCTGGAAAAAACCTTGCATTATGTCAGTTTCCTCTGGGGTCGACCGGTACATCTGGAGACAGTTATCGACAATAAACGCGTTCTTTTTACCAGCGATGGTTTCAGAAGCAGCAAGCGATTATTGTGA
- the dprA gene encoding DNA-processing protein DprA, translating to MDRRQLKLALVYQLGPAKAINYYYAQGQKISFRLECDPSTLMEELQLQGIWWVTDEDEEYPAALRELHQPPLLLFGQGDKQVLKKPMISVIGSRKGTEYGRQVAVQVSNQLAARGYVVVSGLAYGIDSFAHQGALRSGLTIAVLGNGLGRIYPAANRSLAEKIINRGCLLSEFWPGTEPKPWHFPMRNRIIAGLGQKLIVVEAAENSGTLITVDYALELGREVWAVPGPITSIYSKGTNNLIKQGAMPLCDLEDLDLPPVKENTADSELPTRILSLINRGFTDAVALARELNLNLDIVMAELTRMELRGQVIRFGNNFWA from the coding sequence ATGGATAGGCGTCAATTGAAGCTGGCCCTGGTCTACCAGCTGGGACCAGCCAAAGCCATCAATTACTACTATGCTCAGGGACAAAAAATCAGCTTCCGGTTGGAGTGTGACCCTTCTACCCTGATGGAAGAACTACAACTGCAGGGGATCTGGTGGGTAACTGATGAAGATGAGGAATATCCTGCGGCTTTGCGGGAATTGCATCAGCCGCCCCTTCTTCTTTTTGGCCAGGGGGACAAGCAAGTTTTAAAGAAACCCATGATTTCCGTGATCGGCAGCAGAAAAGGTACCGAATACGGGCGACAGGTGGCAGTGCAGGTTAGTAATCAGCTGGCCGCCCGTGGCTATGTAGTGGTTTCAGGGCTGGCCTATGGCATAGACAGCTTTGCTCACCAGGGAGCTCTGCGTTCTGGTCTGACCATTGCGGTCCTGGGCAATGGGCTGGGACGCATATATCCAGCTGCAAACCGGTCCCTGGCGGAGAAAATTATAAACAGGGGCTGTTTATTGTCCGAATTCTGGCCGGGAACAGAGCCTAAACCCTGGCATTTTCCCATGCGCAACCGCATTATTGCTGGTTTAGGTCAGAAGTTGATTGTGGTTGAGGCAGCAGAAAACAGCGGTACCTTGATTACTGTAGATTACGCCCTGGAACTGGGACGGGAAGTCTGGGCGGTCCCTGGACCCATTACCAGTATATATTCTAAAGGAACCAATAACCTGATAAAACAGGGAGCCATGCCGCTTTGTGACCTGGAGGATCTGGATTTACCGCCGGTAAAGGAAAATACTGCAGATTCAGAACTCCCGACCAGAATTTTATCCTTAATTAACCGGGGCTTTACCGATGCGGTAGCTTTGGCCCGTGAACTCAATTTGAATCTGGATATAGTCATGGCGGAATTAACCAGAATGGAACTGCGTGGACAGGTTATTCGTTTTGGCAACAATTTTTGGGCGTGA
- the topA gene encoding type I DNA topoisomerase: MAKTLVIVESPAKAKTINKFLGRGFKVAASMGHVRDLPKSQLGIDVEKDFAPKYIAIRGKGDLIKSLKAESKKVDQVLLATDPDREGEAIAWHLANLLELPPEARCRIEFNEITKAAIQKAVKQPRQLDWHRIDAQQARRVLDRLVGYSLSPFLWKKIKKGLSAGRVQSVAVRLICDREEEIREFVQEEYWSLEAIFTEPGQTHKLVGKLVQIGDQKAEIKNREEMEKILADLASIQQVQVTAVKKKARLRQPPAPFTTSTLQQEASKRLNFSTRKTMQLAQQLYEGIELGKEGAVGLVTYIRTDSVRIAEEAQREAADYIKTEFGNAYLPEKPRQFASKGKIQNAHEAIRPTSMSRSPENIKQFLTRDQYRLYKLIWDRFLASQMAPAQLETTSIDVDISPYLFRITGTVVIFPGFMKIYQDEEKEEEKQIPPVFEGQWLELRELKPEQHFTQPPPRYTEASLVKTLEELGIGRPSTYAPTIETIQKRGYVTREQKHFYPTELGQMVVELLKQFFPDIIDVEFTAKMEEDLDKIEEGEKRWVDVVRSFYEPFREELQQAEIKAEKIVVADPVVEEKCPNCQANLVIKTGRFGKFLACPNFPECRFTKPLLEETGVLCPQCGGMLVKRRSKKGRTFFGCVNYPECDFTVWNEPVPEKCPQCSALMVRKSKKIAECIKCKTKAQVS, from the coding sequence GTGGCAAAAACCCTGGTGATCGTTGAATCTCCAGCTAAAGCAAAAACTATCAACAAGTTTTTGGGCAGAGGTTTTAAAGTAGCAGCTTCCATGGGACATGTACGCGATTTGCCGAAAAGTCAGCTGGGAATAGATGTGGAAAAGGATTTTGCTCCTAAATATATCGCCATCAGGGGTAAAGGGGATTTGATCAAATCCCTCAAAGCTGAGAGCAAAAAAGTAGATCAAGTTCTGCTGGCTACTGACCCGGACCGGGAAGGGGAAGCCATTGCCTGGCACCTGGCTAACTTGTTAGAACTACCTCCTGAAGCCAGGTGTAGAATTGAATTTAATGAAATTACCAAAGCAGCCATTCAAAAGGCCGTAAAACAACCACGCCAGCTGGACTGGCATCGCATTGATGCCCAGCAGGCCCGGCGCGTACTGGACCGTCTGGTGGGTTATTCCTTGAGTCCATTTCTCTGGAAGAAGATCAAAAAAGGGCTTTCAGCCGGACGGGTGCAATCTGTTGCGGTGCGGTTGATTTGTGATCGCGAGGAAGAGATTCGCGAGTTTGTTCAGGAAGAGTACTGGAGCCTGGAAGCCATTTTTACTGAACCAGGGCAGACTCATAAACTGGTAGGGAAGCTGGTACAAATCGGTGACCAGAAAGCGGAAATTAAAAATCGGGAAGAGATGGAAAAAATCCTGGCGGATCTGGCCAGTATCCAGCAGGTTCAGGTAACAGCAGTGAAGAAGAAAGCCAGGTTGCGTCAACCGCCTGCTCCCTTTACTACCAGTACACTGCAGCAGGAGGCCAGCAAAAGGCTGAATTTTTCCACCCGCAAGACTATGCAGCTGGCTCAGCAGCTGTATGAAGGGATTGAACTGGGAAAAGAGGGAGCTGTCGGTTTAGTCACATATATCCGAACCGATTCGGTCAGGATTGCAGAAGAGGCACAGCGAGAAGCGGCGGATTATATCAAAACCGAATTTGGCAATGCTTACCTACCGGAAAAGCCGCGACAATTCGCCAGCAAAGGTAAAATTCAGAATGCCCATGAAGCTATTCGGCCTACTTCGATGAGCAGATCGCCGGAAAATATCAAGCAGTTTTTGACCAGAGATCAGTACCGGCTATATAAGCTGATCTGGGATCGTTTTCTGGCCAGTCAGATGGCTCCAGCTCAGCTGGAAACAACCAGCATCGATGTAGACATATCACCATATTTGTTCCGTATTACCGGTACGGTGGTGATTTTCCCCGGATTTATGAAAATTTATCAGGATGAGGAGAAGGAAGAGGAAAAACAGATTCCCCCTGTATTTGAAGGGCAATGGCTAGAATTAAGAGAACTGAAACCGGAACAGCATTTTACCCAGCCACCACCCCGTTACACAGAAGCTTCTCTGGTTAAGACTTTGGAGGAACTAGGGATTGGACGTCCATCAACCTATGCTCCGACCATCGAAACCATTCAGAAACGGGGCTATGTTACCAGGGAACAAAAACATTTTTATCCTACCGAACTGGGACAAATGGTAGTGGAGTTATTAAAACAGTTTTTCCCGGATATTATTGATGTGGAATTTACTGCAAAAATGGAAGAGGATCTGGATAAAATTGAAGAAGGGGAAAAGCGCTGGGTAGATGTAGTCCGTAGTTTTTATGAGCCTTTTCGAGAAGAATTGCAGCAGGCGGAAATAAAAGCTGAAAAAATTGTGGTAGCGGATCCGGTGGTTGAGGAAAAATGCCCTAATTGTCAGGCTAATCTGGTGATCAAAACCGGGCGTTTTGGTAAATTTTTGGCCTGTCCTAATTTTCCGGAGTGCCGTTTTACCAAACCCTTGCTGGAGGAAACGGGGGTATTGTGTCCTCAGTGTGGTGGTATGCTGGTGAAAAGGCGGAGCAAAAAAGGAAGAACCTTTTTTGGCTGTGTTAATTATCCGGAATGTGATTTTACGGTTTGGAACGAACCGGTACCGGAGAAATGTCCCCAGTGCTCTGCGCTAATGGTGAGAAAAAGCAAGAAAATAGCAGAGTGTATTAAATGCAAAACTAAGGCCCAGGTATCTTAG
- the trmFO gene encoding FADH(2)-oxidizing methylenetetrahydrofolate--tRNA-(uracil(54)-C(5))-methyltransferase TrmFO has translation MATIQVIGAGLAGCEAAWQAANLGVNVVLKEMRPSKMTPAHHTGYFAELVCSNSLRGNALENAVGLLKEEMRRQNSLIMQAAEKYQVPAGGALAVDREGFSRYITETIHKHPRITVIQEEVTAIPEEGIVILASGPLTSAALAEAILKFTGEDYLYFFDAAAPIVTRESLDFSKVFAASRYGKGQGDEYLNCPLDEQQYLRFWRELVEAEKAPVKDFEKQIFFEGCMPVEVLAARGEKTLLFGPMKPVGLIDPRTGKQPYAVVQLRQDNAEGTLYNLVGFQTHLKWGEQERVFRLIPGLEKAEFVRYGVMHRNTYINSPRILLPTLQTRKRTTLFFAGQITGVEGYVESAAAGLIAGTNAARLAIGQEPLVWPRTTAHGALIHYITSARPDNFQPMNVTYGLFPALATRIKNKKERNLELAKRALADLEQFRYRWG, from the coding sequence GTGGCTACGATACAGGTTATTGGAGCGGGATTAGCTGGTTGTGAAGCCGCCTGGCAGGCGGCGAATCTAGGTGTAAATGTGGTTTTAAAGGAAATGCGGCCGTCTAAAATGACACCGGCCCATCATACCGGTTATTTTGCTGAGCTGGTTTGTAGTAACTCTCTGAGAGGCAATGCTCTGGAAAATGCTGTGGGTTTGCTTAAAGAAGAGATGCGCCGGCAGAACTCTCTCATAATGCAGGCGGCGGAAAAATATCAGGTGCCGGCTGGTGGGGCCCTGGCGGTCGATCGGGAGGGCTTTTCCCGTTACATAACGGAAACCATTCATAAACACCCCCGGATCACTGTTATTCAGGAAGAAGTAACCGCAATTCCGGAGGAAGGGATTGTGATTCTGGCTTCGGGGCCGCTGACTTCTGCTGCCCTGGCAGAGGCTATTCTGAAGTTTACCGGGGAAGATTATTTGTATTTTTTTGATGCCGCAGCCCCCATCGTAACCAGGGAATCCCTGGATTTCAGCAAGGTGTTTGCTGCTTCCCGTTATGGCAAGGGGCAGGGGGATGAATATTTGAACTGCCCACTGGACGAACAACAATATCTGAGATTCTGGCGTGAGCTGGTAGAAGCAGAGAAAGCACCGGTAAAGGATTTTGAAAAACAGATTTTTTTTGAAGGCTGTATGCCGGTAGAAGTGCTGGCAGCCCGGGGGGAAAAGACATTGCTCTTTGGGCCCATGAAGCCTGTAGGACTTATTGATCCCCGTACCGGTAAACAGCCTTATGCAGTGGTACAGTTGCGTCAGGATAATGCCGAAGGGACCCTCTATAACCTGGTGGGTTTCCAGACTCACTTGAAATGGGGGGAACAGGAAAGGGTTTTCCGCTTGATTCCCGGGCTGGAAAAGGCGGAATTTGTCCGTTATGGTGTAATGCATAGGAATACTTACATAAATTCCCCCAGAATTTTATTACCTACTCTGCAAACCAGGAAAAGGACGACTTTGTTTTTTGCCGGGCAGATTACCGGGGTCGAGGGATATGTAGAATCAGCGGCAGCGGGCTTAATTGCCGGTACCAATGCGGCCCGTTTGGCCATAGGACAAGAACCGCTGGTCTGGCCCCGGACCACTGCCCATGGGGCATTGATTCATTATATTACCAGTGCCCGGCCGGATAATTTTCAACCGATGAACGTAACCTATGGCCTTTTTCCGGCCCTTGCAACCAGGATAAAGAACAAGAAAGAAAGAAATCTGGAACTGGCCAAACGGGCCCTTGCGGATTTGGAGCAGTTCCGCTACCGATGGGGGTGA
- the hslV gene encoding ATP-dependent protease subunit HslV, with protein MLKGTTIAAVRKQGITAMAGDGQVTFGNAMIMKHQACKVRELYGGKVLAGFAGSVADAFTLFEKFESKLEEFRGNLTRAAVELAKEWRRDKILMKLEAMMIVADLQQILIISGNGEVIEPDQPYIAIGSGGAYAMAALKGLYHHSALPADSMAEEALKIAASLCVYTNEHITVKRIGG; from the coding sequence TTGTTAAAGGGAACGACGATAGCCGCTGTCCGTAAGCAAGGGATTACTGCTATGGCCGGTGACGGGCAGGTAACTTTCGGCAATGCCATGATTATGAAACACCAGGCCTGCAAAGTGCGGGAACTTTATGGTGGTAAAGTGCTGGCCGGTTTCGCCGGTTCGGTAGCTGATGCCTTTACCCTTTTTGAAAAGTTTGAGAGCAAACTGGAGGAATTCAGGGGAAATTTAACCAGAGCTGCTGTCGAGCTGGCCAAAGAATGGCGGCGGGACAAAATCCTGATGAAACTGGAAGCCATGATGATTGTGGCTGATTTGCAACAAATACTGATAATCTCCGGGAACGGTGAAGTGATTGAGCCTGATCAGCCATATATAGCTATTGGGTCAGGAGGCGCCTATGCAATGGCAGCCCTGAAGGGTTTGTATCATCATTCCGCACTGCCTGCAGATAGCATGGCAGAAGAGGCTTTAAAAATCGCTGCCTCTCTCTGTGTATATACCAATGAGCATATTACTGTGAAGCGGATAGGGGGGTAA